A genomic segment from Brucella pseudogrignonensis encodes:
- the mdtN gene encoding multidrug transporter subunit MdtN, with protein MTSNAYNKREFSIVGVVLTGILIIVAVVMGWLYLREAHNNPLSDDAVIGANIVNIAATVPGRIIAIDVQENQAVKKGDKLFSIDPVPLQLLVDQTTADLAIAEATLDTQRRAVKAESQNALIADQQVARARTNLDLAEATLKRLEALSPKGYVTKQQVDDARTLRNDAQISLSQAVKQAEAANTLVGTLDSSQALVRARQAALALAQHNLDNSVVYAPHDGRVVGVRNGTGQIIAPGQSVFTLIDTASWYASATFPETELTGIKVGDCAEVRIMADSSIVVKGVVEGIGWGVSSEDLINIPRSLPYVPKNLNWVRIAQRFPVRVKLINPPAELTRSGASAVVTVLNGKKC; from the coding sequence ATGACAAGCAACGCTTACAACAAAAGAGAATTCAGTATCGTTGGTGTCGTTCTGACGGGTATATTGATTATTGTCGCCGTCGTGATGGGGTGGCTTTATCTTCGAGAAGCACACAATAATCCATTGTCGGATGACGCCGTCATCGGCGCAAATATTGTCAATATTGCTGCGACGGTACCGGGCAGAATTATCGCTATTGATGTGCAGGAAAATCAGGCGGTCAAAAAGGGAGATAAGCTCTTTTCTATTGATCCCGTGCCGCTTCAGCTGCTTGTCGATCAAACAACGGCAGATCTCGCAATTGCCGAGGCAACACTTGATACGCAACGGCGAGCCGTAAAGGCGGAATCGCAAAACGCACTGATCGCTGATCAGCAGGTTGCGCGTGCGCGCACCAATCTCGATCTCGCAGAAGCCACGCTCAAGCGTCTCGAAGCATTAAGCCCAAAGGGCTACGTAACGAAACAACAAGTTGATGATGCCCGTACCCTGCGCAACGATGCGCAGATCAGTCTCAGCCAGGCCGTCAAACAAGCCGAGGCCGCCAATACTTTGGTTGGAACGCTTGACAGCTCTCAAGCTCTGGTACGCGCTCGACAGGCAGCACTCGCTCTTGCGCAGCATAATCTTGATAACAGCGTGGTTTACGCGCCGCATGATGGACGCGTCGTTGGTGTGCGTAATGGCACCGGGCAGATCATTGCACCGGGCCAATCTGTTTTCACATTGATTGATACCGCAAGCTGGTATGCTTCGGCAACTTTCCCGGAAACCGAACTTACTGGCATCAAAGTGGGCGATTGCGCGGAGGTCCGCATTATGGCTGACAGCTCAATTGTGGTTAAAGGTGTTGTCGAGGGTATTGGCTGGGGCGTATCCTCAGAAGACCTGATCAACATTCCGCGTAGTCTGCCTTATGTTCCAAAGAACCTGAATTGGGTTCGCATCGCGCAGCGCTTTCCGGTCCGTGTAAAACTGATTAATCCGCCCGCAGAGCTGACCCGTTCTGGTGCCTCGGCCGTTGTGACAGTGTTAAATGGCAAAAAGTGCTGA
- a CDS encoding TolC family protein, with product MPLFDGGFRAAQLKNAQSTQSAATETFRRVQLDAVAEIVLASNALRTALAANKAAGVLVQTSAVAFDAALEAYKNGLGTITIVNETNNALLDAKLAQTDAQAASRIAAANLAFFTGALTSSKSLAGVSNDL from the coding sequence GTGCCGCTCTTCGACGGTGGGTTTAGAGCCGCGCAGTTGAAGAATGCGCAGTCAACACAAAGTGCAGCAACTGAGACATTCCGCAGAGTGCAGCTTGATGCCGTTGCAGAAATAGTCTTGGCTTCCAATGCGCTGAGAACCGCGCTTGCGGCCAATAAAGCGGCGGGTGTTCTTGTTCAAACCTCGGCAGTTGCTTTTGATGCAGCACTTGAGGCCTATAAAAATGGCCTAGGGACAATCACGATTGTGAATGAAACCAACAATGCGCTTTTGGATGCAAAGCTTGCGCAGACGGACGCACAGGCCGCGTCGCGCATTGCAGCGGCTAATCTCGCGTTTTTCACCGGCGCACTGACATCCAGCAAAAGCCTTGCCGGTGTTTCGAATGATTTATAA
- a CDS encoding polysaccharide deacetylase family protein, producing the protein MWPLHAAKNALKYSLIKGGLELTSNPLMHRLFPEAGGRGLIFTLHHVRPQQDKIFDPNDILSITPDFLEVSIRVALEQGLTPVHLHDLPDLLNNTTDKRNFVAFTLDDGYKNNAEFAVPIFRKFNIPYTIFISPGFVDRSRTIWWETAAALTREASSFRFDFGAGTETVQCQTYTEKFTAFQRLANLVQSINEDVAVQRIDNAARANQISPINIVDELIMSTSDIQSLASDPFAHFGAHTVNHINLKRATSIRLKQEVEDSISLLNQITGQTPRSFSYPYGWKTAVSERESNAIADVGIRVAVTTQPGILTSESLTQLTTLPRVSLNGRFQKRRYVKALISGIPFKLIK; encoded by the coding sequence ATGTGGCCTTTACACGCCGCTAAAAACGCCCTGAAATATAGTCTAATCAAGGGTGGACTGGAACTGACGTCTAATCCTCTTATGCACCGTCTTTTTCCTGAGGCAGGTGGGCGGGGCTTGATATTTACTCTTCATCACGTTCGACCTCAACAAGACAAAATATTTGATCCCAACGATATACTTTCCATCACACCAGATTTTCTCGAAGTTTCTATTCGCGTAGCCTTAGAACAAGGCCTCACTCCAGTTCACCTACATGACCTGCCAGACTTACTTAACAATACTACAGACAAGAGAAATTTCGTCGCCTTCACACTTGACGATGGATATAAAAACAACGCAGAATTTGCGGTACCCATATTTCGTAAGTTCAATATCCCTTACACTATTTTTATAAGCCCAGGCTTTGTCGACCGCAGCCGGACAATCTGGTGGGAAACAGCAGCCGCACTGACACGTGAAGCGAGCTCTTTTCGTTTTGACTTTGGCGCTGGAACAGAAACAGTACAATGCCAAACTTATACTGAAAAATTTACGGCCTTTCAGCGGTTAGCTAATCTCGTTCAATCCATTAACGAAGATGTTGCTGTCCAAAGGATCGACAACGCCGCACGGGCAAATCAAATTTCCCCGATAAATATCGTAGACGAACTTATAATGAGCACCTCAGATATCCAGTCACTGGCGTCCGATCCATTTGCTCACTTTGGCGCGCATACCGTAAACCATATTAATCTAAAGCGGGCCACTTCCATCCGTTTAAAACAAGAAGTAGAGGATTCAATAAGTCTCCTAAACCAAATAACGGGCCAGACGCCGCGCTCATTTTCTTATCCTTATGGCTGGAAGACCGCAGTTAGTGAACGTGAATCAAATGCTATTGCCGATGTTGGCATTCGTGTAGCTGTCACAACACAACCGGGCATCCTGACCTCAGAAAGCCTGACGCAACTTACAACATTACCGCGCGTTTCACTAAACGGTCGCTTCCAGAAGCGCCGTTATGTAAAGGCACTGATTTCTGGAATACCATTCAAATTAATAAAATAG
- a CDS encoding mechanosensitive ion channel family protein yields the protein MSKYWIAAAIAVLFAITAFTAWFLMRHRRGWSRSISVHVVFVGMMFGAILTIRQIAFMLLEDYHITDITPDMIKTASVFAMALLTMQQLFQLINRLTHSQIARGNDVTSARMVARILKLAIFVVIMLIFGEHFGIGLSGLLAFGGIGGIAIGVAGKDMLSNLFSGVMLYFDRPFSIGDWISSPDRDIEGTVVEIGWRITKITTFENRPLYVPNAAFSTISVVNPGRMTNRRITTTVGLRYEDADKLAAVVEDIRNMLKNNQDIDQTQSLLVYFDAFADSSLNIMVYCFTKTTIWADWLAAQQEVYLKIIEIVHARGADFAFASETLYMQPSDDKKDTKEPDTLHSLPKQVRQDKAD from the coding sequence ATGTCGAAATACTGGATAGCCGCTGCAATCGCTGTTCTTTTTGCCATTACGGCATTTACCGCGTGGTTTCTGATGCGCCACAGGCGCGGCTGGTCACGCAGCATATCCGTTCATGTCGTTTTTGTTGGGATGATGTTTGGCGCGATCCTCACCATCCGTCAAATCGCCTTCATGCTGCTTGAGGATTATCATATCACGGATATTACGCCCGATATGATCAAGACAGCATCAGTGTTTGCGATGGCGCTGCTGACGATGCAGCAGCTTTTCCAGCTCATCAACCGCCTTACGCATAGCCAGATTGCACGTGGCAATGACGTCACATCGGCGCGGATGGTTGCGCGTATTCTGAAATTAGCAATCTTTGTGGTCATCATGCTGATTTTCGGCGAGCATTTTGGGATTGGACTATCCGGATTGCTTGCATTTGGTGGCATCGGCGGTATCGCGATTGGCGTCGCTGGCAAGGACATGCTGAGCAATCTCTTTTCCGGCGTTATGCTCTATTTTGACCGCCCGTTTAGCATCGGCGATTGGATCAGTTCTCCTGACCGCGACATCGAAGGCACAGTCGTTGAAATTGGCTGGCGTATCACCAAAATCACGACATTTGAAAACCGCCCGCTTTATGTACCAAATGCTGCGTTCTCAACAATCAGCGTCGTTAATCCGGGTCGCATGACAAACCGGCGCATCACCACGACTGTTGGCTTGCGTTACGAAGATGCTGATAAACTCGCGGCTGTCGTCGAAGACATCCGCAACATGTTGAAAAACAATCAAGATATTGATCAAACGCAGTCTTTGCTTGTTTATTTTGATGCTTTTGCCGATTCATCGCTCAACATTATGGTCTATTGCTTCACCAAAACGACAATCTGGGCCGACTGGTTGGCGGCACAGCAAGAAGTTTACCTGAAGATCATTGAAATCGTTCATGCGCGCGGTGCCGATTTCGCATTCGCTAGCGAAACGCTTTATATGCAGCCATCAGACGATAAAAAAGACACGAAAGAACCCGATACCCTGCACTCTTTACCAAAGCAAGTAAGACAAGATAAAGCTGATTGA
- a CDS encoding amidohydrolase, with protein MSINVIADHPDLVEELTQWRHHLHRNPELMYDLPLTAGFVEEKLHRFGFDEIERDLAPSGVVGVLHGHKGPATCKDKSILLRADMDALPLLEKTNAEHRSQTTGKMHACGHDGHTVMLLGAAKLLAEKRDFDGTIIFCFQPAEEGGAGAKAMIDAGLLERYPVKSAFGLHNWPGMPIGSFGITPRAMMAGADALFITIEGKAAHAAQPHRGRDPITAAAYLITLLQTIVSRKLDPLTPAVISITSINGGEAWNIIPDTVEMRCNIRTFSDAVAEVIHREINRICLQVANSFDLRIEALRPEGCIPYPPTINHPIETAIAIKAAEMASPKTYVTVDLEPTMAAEDFGFILREVPGAFMFIGNGDSASLHSSEYDFSDEAIPFGVRYWLEVVRLSGLNSCLL; from the coding sequence ATGTCTATAAATGTGATAGCGGATCATCCTGATTTGGTGGAGGAGTTGACTCAATGGCGCCATCATCTGCACCGCAATCCAGAACTCATGTACGATCTGCCTTTAACCGCTGGGTTCGTTGAGGAAAAGTTACATCGCTTTGGCTTTGACGAGATCGAGAGGGATCTCGCACCGAGCGGAGTAGTTGGTGTTTTGCACGGTCACAAGGGCCCGGCAACCTGTAAAGATAAGTCGATTTTGCTTCGCGCTGATATGGACGCCCTTCCTCTTCTGGAAAAGACGAATGCAGAGCACCGTTCTCAAACGACGGGCAAGATGCACGCCTGTGGGCACGATGGCCATACCGTCATGCTTCTGGGAGCTGCAAAATTGCTCGCGGAAAAACGTGATTTTGACGGAACAATCATATTCTGTTTTCAGCCGGCCGAGGAGGGCGGGGCTGGCGCCAAAGCCATGATCGACGCAGGCTTGTTGGAAAGGTATCCGGTTAAATCAGCATTCGGTTTGCATAACTGGCCTGGAATGCCTATTGGGTCGTTCGGTATCACGCCGCGAGCAATGATGGCGGGGGCTGACGCGCTTTTCATAACAATTGAAGGCAAAGCCGCCCATGCAGCGCAACCCCACCGTGGGCGGGATCCGATTACAGCGGCCGCTTACCTGATAACGTTATTGCAGACCATTGTTTCCCGAAAGCTCGATCCGCTTACACCTGCGGTTATTTCTATCACTTCCATAAATGGCGGCGAGGCGTGGAACATTATTCCTGACACTGTTGAGATGCGCTGCAATATCCGAACGTTTTCTGATGCTGTGGCTGAAGTGATTCATCGTGAAATCAACCGCATTTGTCTTCAAGTCGCCAACAGTTTCGATCTGCGGATTGAAGCGTTGCGTCCAGAAGGATGTATTCCTTATCCCCCGACGATCAATCATCCAATAGAAACAGCAATTGCCATCAAAGCTGCTGAGATGGCATCGCCTAAAACGTATGTGACGGTCGATCTCGAACCCACAATGGCTGCTGAAGACTTTGGCTTCATATTGCGGGAAGTTCCGGGGGCGTTCATGTTTATTGGAAATGGAGACAGCGCATCGCTCCATAGTTCAGAATATGATTTCAGTGATGAGGCGATCCCATTCGGTGTTAGATATTGGCTTGAGGTGGTAAGGTTGTCAGGGCTAAATTCCTGTCTATTGTGA
- a CDS encoding ATP-grasp domain-containing protein, with the protein MSRSHPDLLMNSAVILGGAHGSLALARSLAKLDVKVFYITNDNPLTQWSRHIKKTIFWSGPQTANAAEEILQIAKSFDLNGALLIPAGDQDVKFVSQNTKILSSTFALITPEWEQLRWLCDKPNLYKRAAELQIAHPTTYKITALGDIHEQSFRFPVVLKPNMGGGNSALAKAKVIRVDDKPSLVKVYVSASRELGAENIVIQRLIPGDGDTQLSYAAFWHKGAPIGEFTAQRSRQYPVDFGFTSTFVETINSPEAIDAARKILSSVHYSGLVEVEFKRDLTDGSLNILDVNPRPWSWFALSSVTSSNLTTMLWDAVNNRAPQPEVLMQRNAAWIYLSRDIIAATILISRRKLKLRTYLASLLKVKAWAAFSWSDLKPGFADLPITVYRVLKRRIFN; encoded by the coding sequence ATGTCTCGATCACATCCAGACTTATTAATGAACAGCGCCGTCATCTTAGGCGGTGCGCATGGTTCACTTGCTTTAGCACGAAGCTTGGCAAAACTAGATGTAAAAGTATTTTATATCACCAACGACAATCCCTTAACTCAATGGTCACGCCACATAAAAAAGACCATTTTTTGGTCCGGACCACAAACAGCTAATGCGGCGGAAGAAATCCTTCAAATCGCTAAATCATTTGATCTGAACGGTGCGTTACTGATCCCCGCAGGTGATCAAGATGTAAAATTTGTTTCTCAAAACACCAAAATTCTTTCATCGACATTTGCGCTTATAACGCCGGAATGGGAACAATTAAGGTGGCTCTGTGACAAGCCTAACCTATATAAACGCGCAGCAGAATTACAAATCGCCCATCCAACAACTTACAAGATCACCGCTTTAGGCGATATTCACGAACAGAGCTTTCGTTTTCCGGTTGTACTGAAACCCAATATGGGCGGAGGCAACAGTGCCCTAGCTAAAGCTAAGGTGATAAGGGTTGATGACAAACCCTCCCTCGTTAAAGTTTATGTTTCTGCGAGCCGTGAACTGGGAGCAGAGAATATAGTTATTCAACGCTTAATCCCTGGTGATGGAGATACACAGCTATCCTATGCGGCTTTCTGGCATAAAGGTGCGCCAATCGGGGAGTTCACCGCTCAGCGAAGTAGGCAGTATCCCGTTGACTTCGGATTCACGAGTACGTTCGTAGAGACCATCAATTCACCAGAAGCCATAGACGCAGCTCGCAAAATTCTGAGTTCCGTTCATTATAGCGGGTTGGTCGAAGTGGAATTTAAACGAGACCTCACCGATGGTAGCCTCAATATTCTGGATGTGAATCCCCGTCCCTGGTCATGGTTCGCTTTGAGCAGTGTCACTAGCTCAAACCTTACCACAATGCTGTGGGACGCCGTGAATAATCGCGCGCCACAACCTGAAGTGCTGATGCAGCGTAACGCAGCTTGGATATATTTATCTCGAGACATAATAGCTGCCACTATACTAATAAGCAGAAGAAAGCTAAAGCTCAGAACCTATCTAGCGTCATTGCTCAAAGTTAAAGCATGGGCAGCGTTTTCATGGAGCGATCTAAAGCCCGGCTTCGCTGATCTTCCTATAACCGTCTATCGGGTATTAAAACGACGTATTTTCAATTAA
- a CDS encoding FUSC family protein, which produces MAKSADNTLRGAVRETLADLAPFPGRMATSWRVAAVCALVAGIAMMFHIPESAISCYLVIFLMKADGAENTIVATAAVIAITLLVAMMIPVLQWTIESALLRILVMILVSFVFIFIGAASKLGEGGSIVALIIAFILSLVNEVPINGVISFALRYAWEMAILPMFVIAGFCLFFGRWSLTLLREEMRERLLVAKEALLQKTSATTEALKEKLGAANDDENKRSMLVKILHQTTTDKAAKIQSDIPASYQLLFAVSALPADTSDESKKEYIEHIDQMVTALDKGEALPAPKIELNTSSSRQEAGLLQALRNIAGSEKTAYGKGSGDSFFAADAFTNPVYQRFALKTTLAAILCYIFYAAINWQGIHTAMVTCYVASMGTAGDTIHKLTLRITGCLIGAVIGIGSLIYLMPQLETVGGLMVLVFIVALLAAWVTAGSEKVSYGGVQIGLAFTLTVLQGFGPTTDMDTARDRIIGILVGNFAVYIVSTLIWPAPVAAVIRQKLSDTARKIAQIASAQPDDRMKMIATAAEAERLLDEVRYCFYLLPFEPSGLRPSSELEKTFDVAVTQLASLNREVYFSSEAIPDAAERLNILSAQLGSVGVQGDGLSADQTPPVAGVEDIGAKQIDMHLTHLETALADGKA; this is translated from the coding sequence ATGGCAAAAAGTGCTGACAACACACTGCGCGGAGCGGTTCGCGAAACCTTAGCGGACCTTGCGCCTTTTCCGGGTCGCATGGCAACTTCATGGCGCGTCGCAGCTGTTTGCGCGCTGGTCGCTGGCATAGCAATGATGTTCCACATCCCGGAATCTGCGATCAGTTGTTATCTCGTCATCTTTTTGATGAAGGCAGATGGTGCCGAAAACACCATCGTTGCGACAGCGGCGGTTATAGCAATTACATTGCTCGTCGCCATGATGATCCCCGTTCTGCAATGGACTATTGAGTCTGCTCTTTTGCGCATACTGGTGATGATTCTCGTCTCCTTTGTGTTTATTTTCATCGGTGCGGCCAGCAAACTTGGTGAAGGCGGTAGCATTGTTGCCTTGATCATCGCGTTCATTCTCAGCCTTGTGAATGAAGTTCCAATTAATGGCGTCATTTCTTTCGCACTGCGCTATGCGTGGGAAATGGCCATTCTACCGATGTTTGTCATCGCGGGTTTCTGCCTGTTTTTCGGACGCTGGAGCTTGACGTTGCTGCGCGAAGAAATGCGCGAGCGATTGCTGGTTGCAAAAGAAGCCTTGCTTCAGAAAACGTCAGCAACCACTGAAGCGCTAAAAGAAAAACTGGGCGCAGCCAATGATGATGAAAACAAGCGTTCGATGCTTGTTAAAATCCTCCATCAAACAACTACAGATAAAGCCGCTAAAATCCAATCGGATATTCCGGCTTCTTATCAGCTGTTGTTTGCAGTCTCCGCACTTCCGGCTGACACTTCTGATGAGAGCAAGAAAGAATATATCGAGCACATTGATCAGATGGTCACAGCTCTCGATAAGGGCGAGGCACTGCCTGCGCCTAAGATTGAGCTAAATACATCGAGTAGCAGACAAGAAGCAGGTCTCCTGCAAGCGCTTCGCAACATTGCGGGTAGCGAGAAGACTGCATATGGCAAAGGATCAGGCGATAGCTTTTTTGCCGCCGATGCTTTTACCAACCCTGTTTATCAGCGCTTTGCGCTCAAAACAACACTGGCTGCTATTCTGTGTTATATATTCTATGCCGCTATCAATTGGCAGGGCATCCATACGGCCATGGTCACATGCTATGTCGCCTCAATGGGAACTGCGGGCGACACCATCCACAAGTTGACTTTACGTATTACCGGTTGTCTCATCGGTGCCGTCATCGGAATTGGGTCGCTGATTTATTTGATGCCGCAGCTTGAAACTGTTGGTGGCCTGATGGTGCTGGTGTTCATCGTCGCGCTTTTGGCGGCATGGGTTACTGCTGGTAGCGAAAAAGTGTCTTATGGCGGCGTGCAAATCGGCCTGGCTTTTACACTGACGGTTTTGCAAGGCTTTGGCCCGACAACTGACATGGATACGGCACGTGATCGTATTATCGGCATTCTGGTCGGCAATTTTGCCGTCTATATTGTTTCGACGCTCATCTGGCCTGCGCCTGTGGCAGCAGTTATCCGCCAAAAGCTTTCCGATACAGCTCGAAAAATTGCACAGATTGCATCCGCGCAACCGGATGACCGCATGAAAATGATTGCAACGGCAGCCGAAGCTGAGCGTCTTTTAGACGAAGTGCGCTATTGTTTTTATCTATTGCCCTTTGAGCCATCTGGGCTGCGACCGTCATCAGAGCTCGAAAAAACATTTGATGTTGCTGTCACGCAGCTTGCCTCGTTGAACAGGGAAGTCTACTTCTCATCTGAGGCAATCCCGGATGCTGCTGAACGATTGAATATATTGTCTGCGCAACTCGGGTCTGTTGGTGTACAAGGAGATGGCTTATCTGCCGATCAGACTCCTCCCGTTGCTGGCGTTGAAGATATTGGGGCAAAACAGATCGATATGCATCTTACACATCTGGAAACAGCGTTGGCGGATGGTAAGGCATGA
- a CDS encoding TolC family protein, protein MKKLAQLRSPILPLLLALSLGGCATDALKLAPEASDKPWKENKNGGAPASTPDGVKDFSVPANPELALISSPVSVNTQSEYNLAQLIDLAQRSNPATRSAWERARQAALAVGMVEATMLPIITANVIGGVQKTSTPVDVPLIGERTVNTTLRGVTPNIALQWLVFDFGQRAALAEAAKQVSFAANVTFNALHQKVIFDVTRTYYEYSAAVDGYRIAQQTLRNSKAVLAAVQAKLNEGRATTVELALARQQVAQSELRIVRAEGQQQVTYQALLAAMGVNAMVKIKVDGSANHKLPASFDGVTQSVLETALSRRPDLIASYAALQASKSGVKVAQAEFMPKVFVAGALSSSSNSFNAGSLPSIGNQTSALAFLLEPQCRSSTVGLEPRS, encoded by the coding sequence ATGAAAAAACTTGCACAGCTGCGATCACCAATACTTCCTTTGCTCCTAGCGTTGTCGCTTGGCGGTTGCGCTACGGATGCGCTTAAGCTCGCGCCCGAAGCGTCCGACAAGCCCTGGAAAGAAAATAAGAACGGTGGCGCGCCAGCCAGCACTCCCGACGGGGTGAAAGATTTTAGCGTTCCGGCCAATCCCGAACTGGCTTTGATTTCAAGCCCAGTCTCGGTGAACACACAGTCGGAATATAATCTTGCGCAATTAATCGATCTTGCGCAGCGCAGCAATCCTGCGACCAGAAGCGCATGGGAACGAGCACGACAAGCAGCTCTTGCTGTCGGCATGGTCGAAGCGACCATGTTGCCGATCATAACGGCCAACGTCATTGGTGGCGTTCAAAAGACGTCCACACCTGTCGATGTTCCGTTAATCGGCGAGCGCACGGTTAACACGACACTACGCGGCGTAACCCCCAATATTGCTCTGCAATGGCTCGTATTCGATTTTGGACAGCGCGCGGCTTTGGCCGAAGCTGCTAAGCAAGTTTCATTTGCGGCCAATGTGACTTTCAATGCTTTGCATCAGAAGGTCATCTTTGATGTAACCCGGACGTACTACGAATATAGCGCGGCTGTTGACGGCTATCGCATCGCTCAACAGACATTGCGCAACAGCAAAGCCGTTCTCGCCGCTGTTCAGGCTAAACTGAATGAAGGTCGTGCAACAACAGTTGAACTCGCACTTGCACGTCAACAGGTCGCGCAATCCGAACTGCGCATTGTACGTGCAGAAGGCCAACAGCAAGTCACCTATCAGGCACTTCTTGCAGCGATGGGCGTCAATGCAATGGTAAAGATCAAGGTCGACGGCTCTGCGAACCATAAGCTGCCGGCGAGTTTTGATGGTGTTACCCAATCGGTTCTCGAAACCGCTTTGTCACGGCGCCCTGATCTGATAGCAAGCTATGCTGCCCTCCAGGCGAGTAAGTCAGGCGTCAAGGTGGCTCAGGCTGAGTTCATGCCGAAAGTCTTTGTAGCGGGCGCACTCTCGTCAAGTTCAAACAGTTTCAATGCCGGCAGCCTGCCATCCATCGGCAACCAAACGTCAGCGCTGGCATTCTTGTTGGAGCCACAGTGCCGCTCTTCGACGGTGGGTTTAGAGCCGCGCAGTTGA
- a CDS encoding linear amide C-N hydrolase has product MSLLSNVLPFFTDLPTFQTSHDLWLACTALLFKDAKAGSYAGRTMELSLELPYLAASIPRGHQFTSAVDGHDPLNYESKYAIFAIVVPNETIEDLKIVEGINEKGLTFSVLAYAGASGPADNAAKTKAMLAAIDLGSWVLGQFDSAEKVKASLSENTVILTSLAPLHGAKTPFHFVVHDSGGKSIVIEFSSEKQNVYDNPVGVMTNGPEFTWHLTNLNNYTFLSNLDQSTGQFGDLKVSQPDPGIATAGLPASNTSVGRFVRAAYYATYAEKPEPENAIKSLGHIMNNFDRPRGITIDRPQSGGLDFESVPSKPGQEYETEYTSWTVLADLNKSEFYIRTYDGLNFIKFDLPRLFAVNELKLAPLDKLSALDNVDVTDALLK; this is encoded by the coding sequence GTGTCTTTGTTGTCAAATGTTTTGCCGTTTTTTACCGACTTGCCTACTTTTCAGACTTCACATGATTTATGGCTTGCCTGTACTGCGCTATTGTTCAAAGACGCAAAAGCAGGATCCTATGCAGGTCGTACGATGGAGCTGTCGTTAGAGCTGCCATACTTGGCCGCGTCTATTCCTCGTGGTCATCAGTTTACGTCTGCCGTTGATGGGCATGATCCGCTCAACTATGAATCGAAATATGCAATCTTTGCAATTGTTGTCCCAAATGAAACGATTGAGGATCTGAAGATCGTCGAAGGCATCAATGAAAAGGGGCTGACGTTTAGCGTTCTGGCTTATGCTGGTGCTTCTGGACCTGCCGATAATGCTGCTAAGACCAAGGCAATGCTTGCTGCAATTGACCTCGGATCATGGGTTCTCGGACAGTTTGACAGCGCTGAAAAAGTAAAGGCCAGCTTAAGCGAAAATACGGTTATTCTGACATCGCTTGCGCCTTTGCATGGCGCTAAGACGCCATTCCACTTTGTCGTCCATGACAGTGGTGGGAAATCGATTGTGATTGAATTCTCAAGCGAAAAGCAAAATGTCTACGACAATCCTGTTGGTGTGATGACCAATGGTCCTGAATTTACGTGGCATTTGACCAACCTGAATAACTACACGTTTTTGTCAAATCTTGATCAATCGACTGGCCAGTTTGGTGATCTCAAGGTTTCTCAGCCAGATCCTGGTATTGCTACCGCTGGATTGCCTGCGTCCAACACATCGGTAGGCCGTTTCGTGCGCGCCGCTTACTACGCCACTTATGCGGAAAAACCTGAGCCTGAAAACGCGATTAAATCGCTCGGTCATATAATGAATAATTTTGACCGTCCGCGTGGTATTACGATTGATCGTCCGCAATCGGGTGGATTGGATTTTGAATCGGTGCCGTCGAAGCCCGGGCAGGAGTACGAGACAGAATATACGTCATGGACGGTTCTCGCAGACCTGAACAAGAGCGAATTTTATATCCGCACGTACGACGGGTTGAACTTTATAAAGTTCGATTTGCCACGGCTCTTTGCCGTGAATGAGCTGAAATTGGCACCGCTGGATAAATTGTCTGCACTCGACAATGTCGACGTGACTGATGCTCTACTGAAGTAG
- a CDS encoding YtcA family lipoprotein: MSGPSFSLLGAYFPSWMLCLLVAIVITILLRVVFIRLGVDDILPFRLTAYTAIVIAIACGLALFVYGR, encoded by the coding sequence TTGTCTGGGCCATCATTCTCTTTGTTAGGGGCATATTTCCCATCGTGGATGCTTTGTCTTCTCGTCGCGATCGTTATCACAATATTGCTGCGCGTGGTGTTTATTCGTCTTGGCGTAGACGACATCCTGCCATTTCGCTTGACAGCTTATACTGCAATCGTCATCGCGATCGCCTGCGGCCTCGCGCTTTTTGTGTATGGGCGATAA